In the genome of Phragmites australis chromosome 9, lpPhrAust1.1, whole genome shotgun sequence, the window GGAGAGCCTGGTGTCCGTCCGATGGGAAAAGACAGGGGGCGTGTGGGCGACTCTAAAGGAGATGTGTTGTACTTGGTCTGCCGACAGGCTCTCGTCGCTGGTGTCAAATGAAATGTTGGTTTAGTCGGTAATCGACTGATATtaatatctaatttttattttaaattatattttttataattttctagtagaacagtttattttataaaaaaaatcttgtaacaGCATAGACAAGATAAACGATTGAATTGAATACAAGTCAATAAAGAAACTGAACAAAGTGCCCCAAGATCAAATTATATAACTCAGTCTCTATGCAATCTTAGGTCATTTCCAGTAcatatttaaaaattcatcttttataatattattataatatcctcTTACACTATTataatactttttattttttctatctccagtAACTACCTTATTTGCTAATTTCTATTACTCTTCTCATCTCTTCGGACTCACAGTCAACCTTTATAAACAGTATTATGATTGCTACAATGTTTTAGCAAATTTGAAGTAATCGATTATCTCTCCTCAATACTGTAGAGAGCAAATTCGAGTGCTATAGTATTTTACAGGGTACTGTAGCATTAGAAACCGAACCGCTGGACCTTAGCCATCCCTGTCACGTGAGGGGAAACTAAAACAatcaaataattaaataaaaggCACGGCAGTACATCATTCCATTTGAAGCAGCATCAAATCCGGCCGTTACTCGCATGGATgataaaatgagaaaaaagcACAACCAGCTGCACCACTCACCAGTGATGTTTTGCCCACTGATACTGGGAACTTCCATCCAATAAGAATCTGGAACATTGGCGTTCCAGGAGACCCCGATGTGCACAAAATGACGCAGATACGTAGGACCTTATGAGCATCTCACCGTAAACAAAAATTGGCAGATGCTATTTAACAGGTTTTAGTCGATGGTTCTGAACCGTCCAAAGATCGTCTTCAACATCTAATCCCGCCCACCCTTGCTTGCCCTCCTCCAACCATCTCCACCGACATTCTAGCCGTCGAATCGTTGCTTATTGTTGTGCTAACCCGATGTCGTCGGACTGTATCCTTGCCTCCTCATTCCCATGCTTGCCGATCTCCCTTTAAACATGACAACGGACAAATCCACGTCGGGAAGCCGCTGCCACCAATCGGCGTGGAGGCAGTCCAGAACGCCATTAAGGTTAGCTTCATTAAACAACGGGGTCAAACTTAGCGATGCACAATAATTTGTTAAGGAATTACATAATTCCATCGGAATCAGTTGACCCTGATAAAAAGGGCTGGCTCCGCCTCTGGCCGTCAATCCCATCGTGTATGATGTAATGTGTTTACACGATCGATTGATCGGATCCTAAATTTCATATGTTTAAAATTTAGgtggattgaaaaaaaaatgacgaGCAATCGAATTTACACGGATATGATAATATGGGGGTTGACACTACAGTGTGTAGCAGAAAACATTTCGGAAGCAAGTTTCTAGCCCCTCCGATCGTTCGTGGTGAACCGGTGGTACACCGGTGCCAACCAAGGTtcgcgttaccgaccggaggtcggttaccgacctccggcggtaaccgaaaaaccgcggtaaccgcgattaccggtcaaaaattcaaaaaaattcggagaaaattcattcggcaaattttaaatttttgcgaaaaaatcatgtttttgccctttcggtaaccgagcggtttgggtcggttaccgagcggtttgggtcggttaccgagcaattttctcgcatttttgattcggtcggttaccgagcggtttggctcggtaaccgctcggttttctcgatttatcgagcggttttatcgaatttcagcgcagttcaacaaaaaatctaaaaaagggtttaatcttgtaaaatcaataactaattcatccgagcttcaaatcaagtgaaacaaattttgttggattccttgtaacatgatctacatgataaaagtatttatactcataaaaaagttcaaaattttctgtgagaaattttatttgttaaaccaaggtaaatgcatagtttactctttgctaatccaaaaatcatgaaactaattttgttagtcttcttacatgatcctatatcttttaaaaatatatgaactcatgaattagttattgtaacatgcatgattgtgtaaatgtgttgcgactagattaattcataactgacccatcacaccttaaaaattagtgaaaccactttcattagcttatttatattatgatttacgtagaaaaaataatagtagacatgaaaaaattaattacagtgatttttcttaacatattcactttatgcttgtgaactttgtaaaaatcatagagaatttaataaaactctaaataaagtgaaatcaattttaaaggttctcttaaaatacgttttatacaagaaaaatatgtgtttgcatgttacacttttccttaacgtgagttaataattgagccgcacgcttcaatttttttttcatttttttcaaactttctccctatagaatatgatgcaaacgacattatttttgaaattttttttcacagaagttcttagaattgtgtctagttttttttaagattttttttgaattttttttaaatttttttattttttcgaattttttgaattcaaatttcggttaccgagcggtttttgaaatcggaccggaccgggaaggtcggtaaccgcgatttttgagcggttaccgacggttttttgaaccctgtgCCAACTGGTCGCTAGCCCAAAACCACCAACGGCCGAGGCCCGAACGGCACGGACCCTGCTATCCCCAGCGCGGCCGTGCTGTCCCCTCCGCCTGCGCCGCTGACGCGACGTCGCAGGCACAGCCAGTTCCGCACCCGGCTCGAGGGAGGCCGTGGCTCGGCATCATCTCTCCGGCCGTGAAACGCTACAGCCTACACGACCCGATTCACCAGTCACCAGCCCCTAACCAAGCGAAGCACCTAGTCCCCAAATGCTGTAGCCGGAGACCTCGGATCAGCTCAATGCCGGCGCCAGCAGCGCCCGactgcgcggcggcggcggggagcagcggcggcggtggggacCACCTCCGCGGGCACGCGCACCTGACCAACTGCATCCACTTGCGGCACCACCACGCGCACGCGCACGGCGCGTCCGGGCGGAGGCGCAGCCCGACGGGGTCCTCCGCGtcggcctcggccgcgctgATGCGGGACCTCCACGCGCTGCAGCGCTCGCGCTCGCTCCGGGACCCCTCCACCCGCCGCTCCGTCGACTCCTCGTCCAATAAGGTCGCCGCCGAGCCCGACGCCGACCAGTCCCGCTGCGGCGCGCTCAAGaccctcctcgaccaactcGGGGAGAACCCGCAGCCCAAGCCCTCGCGCCGCCCGCGGCGCCGTTTCAAGCGCGggcccggccgccgcgccgcccccgCTGCTGCCTCCAGCGCCTTAGATCGCCCCGCCGTCTCCGTCAACTCCAGCTCCCAGGAGGCCGTCTGCGGCAACAAGTACCTTTTTGGTGCCGGTgtaggcgacgacggcggcggtggcgcggagctgctgcagcagcatgTGTCGCAGGAGTCGCGCAACGTGTGCGGCATCCCGTGGAACTGGTCGCGCATCCACCACCGCGGCAAGTCCATCCTCGACATGGCGGGCCGTAGCCTCTCGTGCGGCCTGTCAGACCCCAAGTCGGCGTCGGTGGCGCGGAGGTCCGAAGCAGCCACATCCTCGGCCTCGTGCTGTAACATGAACGGCTCGCGTTCGCATCCGCATTTCCCGGTGACGGCGAGGCTGACTTCCTCGACCAGTTCAGACTCCGACTCTCTGCCTCTGCTTGTCGAGGGCGTGCGCAACGGCATCGGTGGCATTTCCAGTAGCTTCTCTGGGGAGCTCGGGATTTTTTCCAAGAGTAGTGAGCTGGATTCTGACCTCGCGTCCGAGGCTTGGTCAGGGCAGAAGTCACGGGGCTCGCACCATGGTCGGCACCGGAGCTTGACACAGAAGTATGCACCGAGGACTTTCAAGGACGTCGTGGGGCAGAGCTTGGTGGTGCAGGCGCTGTCCAATGCCATTCTGAAGAGGAAGATTGGTCTGGTGTATGTCTTCTATGGGCCACATGGTACAGGCAAGACGTCGTGTGCTAGGGTGTTTGCAAAGGCTTTGAATTGCCATTCTGCTGAGCACCCAAGGCCCTGTGATTCATGTGCCTCTTGTATTGCACACAATCTGGGCAAGAGTAGGAGTTTGTTGGAGATTGGACCGGTTGGTAACATAGACCTGGACAGCATTGTGGATATCCTTGACAATGTGATGCTTTCGCCTGTGCCAGCCCACCACAGGGTGTTTATAATCGATGATTGCAACACACTGCCGCCTGATACATGGAGCGTCATATCGAAGGTCGTCGAACGTGCACCCCGGCGTTTGGTTTTTATTCTCATCAGCCCCAACCTTGATCTCCCTCATATAATTGTCTCAAGGTGCCAAAAGTTCTTTTTCTCCAAACTGAAGGAGTGTGACATTGTCAACACTTTGCAGTGGATTTCTACTAGTGAAGGCCTAGATGTTGATAAAGATGCATTGAAACTTATTGCTTCTCGGTCAGATGGGTCATTGAGGGATGCAGAGATGACCTTGGATCAGCTCAGTTTGCTTGGACAGAGAATTTCTATGTCGCTTGTTCAAGAACTTGTAAGTTATCTTAGTCATCAACAATGCTTCTTTTATAAATAATACATATCACTGAATAACTTCAAGGTTAAGCTGAAATGGTCAACTATTCTTTAGTGGGGTAATTGTcacgcatatatatatatatatttctgaaACACGTTGTGAATTTACATGACATTGCCCACATACCTACTCCCCAAATGTGTGTGACTACTTTGACAAATGGACCAAAGTGAGCCATTGTTATGGGCGTAACAGCCAGGGGCCAGCCCTCCTCACGTGTAGCAGGTGATATGATTAGTTAGTTAGAGATAGGattagagatagagataaactAGATAAGAGATAAGGTTGTTAGCATCTCACGTTAGGCTATATAGGGCACACGGCTGCAACTCATTAGAGAGGAATCGAGAAAGAAGTAATTTCCCTCTATAGTCTAGTCTCCTTCCTAGCAGCCGACGCCGCCCGTCTATCCTCTTGGCGATGTTTACCGATTGATGAACTACGGTCCATTACAGTCAATTGTTTCTTTTGTTTCCAGTTTGAAGCTAACTGCAGGGAGTAATTTAATATCACAAAAAGGGATTTAAACCATATAGTGGGAAAGCTAGAGTCACAACTTGAACCACTAAAAGCTCTCTTTTGGTATCCCTTTTTTTTGTCTAAAGAATATACGGCTTCAAATTCTAAGTGTAGCATTTGGCGCCTAACAAGAGAATCAACTTGTAATTATACTACCGTAttgaatttttatttgaaaatataccTGACATTATGAAATAAAACATTGTTTGCATGTTCACAGGTTGGCTTGGTTTCTGATGATAAATTGGTCGATTTGCTTGATTTGGCACTATCTGCTGACACTGTGAATACAGTGAAAACCTTACGAGATATTACCGAAACAGGTGTTGAGCCGATGGCCCTGATGTCTCAACTTGCCACAATAATCACGGACATCCTTGCTGGCACCTATCCATTCACACTAGAAAGAGCGCGAAGAAAATTCTTCAAACATCCAACCCGTAAGCCGCATTGCCTTTGCTTATTCTTTTCACTGAAAGGAATTTATAGAGTGGATGATTCCTGCTTGGGCCCTGTAGTGCAATAAAACCATACCACAATGTTTTCTAGTACAAATGGATTGTCCAAGAATTCCTCCCTCACCAGTTTGCCTATTAGTCATACTTATATATCTTTACTACAAGAATGCAATACAG includes:
- the LOC133929279 gene encoding protein STICHEL-like 4 isoform X2 — encoded protein: MPAPAAPDCAAAAGSSGGGGDHLRGHAHLTNCIHLRHHHAHAHGASGRRRSPTGSSASASAALMRDLHALQRSRSLRDPSTRRSVDSSSNKVAAEPDADQSRCGALKTLLDQLGENPQPKPSRRPRRRFKRGPGRRAAPAAASSALDRPAVSVNSSSQEAVCGNKYLFGAGVGDDGGGGAELLQQHVSQESRNVCGIPWNWSRIHHRGKSILDMAGRSLSCGLSDPKSASVARRSEAATSSASCCNMNGSRSHPHFPVTARLTSSTSSDSDSLPLLVEGVRNGIGGISSSFSGELGIFSKSSELDSDLASEAWSGQKSRGSHHGRHRSLTQKYAPRTFKDVVGQSLVVQALSNAILKRKIGLVYVFYGPHGTGKTSCARVFAKALNCHSAEHPRPCDSCASCIAHNLGKSRSLLEIGPVGNIDLDSIVDILDNVMLSPVPAHHRVFIIDDCNTLPPDTWSVISKVVERAPRRLVFILISPNLDLPHIIVSRCQKFFFSKLKECDIVNTLQWISTSEGLDVDKDALKLIASRSDGSLRDAEMTLDQLSLLGQRISMSLVQELVGLVSDDKLVDLLDLALSADTVNTVKTLRDITETGVEPMALMSQLATIITDILAGTYPFTLERARRKFFKHPTLSKDDMEKLRQALKTLSEAEKQLRVSNDKMTWLTAALLQLAPDKQYTLLSSSTSTSLNQCLLTHPEGAISRNSAIDHSQIYAGPHDLPKASGLGNQEYRDVNLGAGSSNNEASNYHGGRKPGEHTPDNHLLSMSATRVNEGSKYSKTDSEMIWQAVLENVQSDSLRKLLAKEGRLISVSLGTAPTAQLIFSSCVNKSKAEKYRGQILQAFESVLSSAIILEIRYESKNDLTAGHAPVISHYPEDGSSNIALRRSFTKHSSVSSGGEIIEVGSQMDWHAEPDNGIVTANKRRQESVWVEGLSSQDQGIPQGGNNVNNERGRQKNIVRGKVSLAHVINQAEACSQQGGWSRHKALSIAEKLEQDNLRMEPRSSLLCWKASSTLRRKLKIRTRRSRALSRLDFCGRCISARSPR
- the LOC133929279 gene encoding protein STICHEL-like 3 isoform X1, whose amino-acid sequence is MPAPAAPDCAAAAGSSGGGGDHLRGHAHLTNCIHLRHHHAHAHGASGRRRSPTGSSASASAALMRDLHALQRSRSLRDPSTRRSVDSSSNKVAAEPDADQSRCGALKTLLDQLGENPQPKPSRRPRRRFKRGPGRRAAPAAASSALDRPAVSVNSSSQEAVCGNKYLFGAGVGDDGGGGAELLQQHVSQESRNVCGIPWNWSRIHHRGKSILDMAGRSLSCGLSDPKSASVARRSEAATSSASCCNMNGSRSHPHFPVTARLTSSTSSDSDSLPLLVEGVRNGIGGISSSFSGELGIFSKSSELDSDLASEAWSGQKSRGSHHGRHRSLTQKYAPRTFKDVVGQSLVVQALSNAILKRKIGLVYVFYGPHGTGKTSCARVFAKALNCHSAEHPRPCDSCASCIAHNLGKSRSLLEIGPVGNIDLDSIVDILDNVMLSPVPAHHRVFIIDDCNTLPPDTWSVISKVVERAPRRLVFILISPNLDLPHIIVSRCQKFFFSKLKECDIVNTLQWISTSEGLDVDKDALKLIASRSDGSLRDAEMTLDQLSLLGQRISMSLVQELVGLVSDDKLVDLLDLALSADTVNTVKTLRDITETGVEPMALMSQLATIITDILAGTYPFTLERARRKFFKHPTLSKDDMEKLRQALKTLSEAEKQLRVSNDKMTWLTAALLQLAPDKQYTLLSSSTSTSLNQCLLTHPEGAISRNSAIDHSQIYAGPHDLPKASGLGNQEYRDVNLGAGSSNNEASNYHGGRKPGEHTPDNHLLSMSATRVNEGSKYSKTDSEMIWQAVLENVQSDSLRKLLAKEGRLISVSLGTAPTAQLIFSSCVNKSKAEKYRGQILQAFESVLSSAIILEIRYESKNDLTAGHAPVISHYPEDGSSNIALRRSFTKHSSVSSGGENLIRRLKKNRVVQGASSNQTRWMQSDPHILTEGEIIEVGSQMDWHAEPDNGIVTANKRRQESVWVEGLSSQDQGIPQGGNNVNNERGRQKNIVRGKVSLAHVINQAEACSQQGGWSRHKALSIAEKLEQDNLRMEPRSSLLCWKASSTLRRKLKIRTRRSRALSRLDFCGRCISARSPR